The DNA segment TTCTGACTTAGATACATCTTATCAAGCGATTCTTATTCGTGGAAAAGGGAATAAAGAACGTTATGTACCTTTTGGAGCGTATGCAGAAGATGCTATAACGGATTATTTGTCTAGTCGAACGGAATTAATGATTCGTTTCAAAAAAGAGCATGATTCATTACTTATTAATCATTACGGGGACCCGCTGACGACAAGAGGGATTAGATATTGTTTAACGAAAATAATTAGTAAAGCTTCTTTAACTCGAAAAATACATCCCCATATGTTGCGCCATACCTTTGCAACAGACTTATTAAATAATGGAGCGGATATGAGGACAGTGCAGGAGTTGCTTGGACACGCTAGCTTATCATCCACCCAGATATATACGCACGTTACAAAAGAACATTTGAAATCTACCTATATGAAACATCATCCTAGGGCTTGAATTTGGAGGAGGTTAAGAAAATGGAACTACATGCAACAACAATATTCGCGGTTCAACATGATGGAAAAGCTGCAATGGCTGGAGACGGACAAGTGACACTTGGAGAATCAGTCGTAATGAAGCATACGGCTAAGAAAGTTCGCCGTCTTTTTCATGATAAAGTAATAGCTGGTTTTGCCGGATCAGTTGCAGACGCTTTTACATTATTTGAAAAATTCGAAGCAAAATTAAATGAATACAATGGCAACTTAGAACGGGCATCTGTCGAACTTGCGCAACAATGGCGCAGCGACAGTGTATTACGCAAGTTAGAAGCAATGCTAATCGTTATGGACAAAGATACACTATTATTAGTTTCTGGTACAGGAGAAGTAATTGAGCCAGATGATGGGATTTTAGCTATCGGTTCTGGAGGCAATTATGCGCTAGCTGCTGGACGAGCATTAAAGAGACACAATGGTGGCCAAATGGAAGCAAAAGATATTGCTCGCCATGCACTAGAAATCGCTTCTGAAATTTGTGTGTTTACAAATGATCATATTACTGTAGAAGAGCTTTGAAGGAGTGGTTAATTTGACAAATCTAACGTTAATGAACCAGTTGACACCAAAGCAAATTGTCGAAAAACTGGATCAATATATTATTGGACAAACCGGGGCAAAAAAATCAGTTGCAGTTGCACTTAGAAATCGCTATCGTAGACAACTGATGGATGAATCAATCCGTGATGAGATTATTCCAAAAAATATTCTAATGATTGGACCTACTGGTGTAGGGAAAACGGAAATAGCGCGCCGAATCGCAAAAATAGTTCGTGCTCCTTTTTCCAAGGTAGAGGCTACTAAATTTACAGAAGTTGGCTATGTCGGGCGTGATGTTGAATCTATGGTTCGAGATTTAGTAGAAGTGTCTGTTCGCTTAGTAAAAGAAGAGAAGATGCAATTAGTTCGTGTAAAAGCAGAAAAAAATGCAGAAAAACGTCTCATTAAATTATTAGCACCAAGTCAAAAGAAAAAACAAACAACCACGCAAAATCCAATAGAAGCACTTTTTGGTGGAATGAATCAATCAGAAGAAACAACCGAAGAAGAAGTAGATCAAGAATTAAAAAACAAACGTAGCCAAATTGAATGGCGTCTTCAAAATGGCGAACTGGATGATGAAATTGTTACAGTAGAAGTTAAAGAACAGCAAAATCCAATGCTTGATATGATGCGCGGGGCTGGAATGGATCAAATGAATGGCATGCAAGATGCGCTTTCAGGTATGTTCCCAGCGAAAAAGAAAAAACGCAAAGTAACCGTTCGCGAAGCAAAGAAAATTCTTTTTGAAGATGAAGCATCTAAATTAATTGATGCAGATGAACTTGCGGCAGAAGGTATTCATCGTGCAGAACAAATGGGCATGATTTTTATTGACGAAATCGATAAAATCGCTAGTAAAGAAGGCGGCGGTAATGCGCAAGTTTCTCGCGAGGGAGTCCAAAGAGATATTCTTCCAATCGTGGAGGGGTCGCAAATTTCTACTAAATATGGTACAGTCAACACGGAGTACATTTTATTCATCGCGGCTGGAGCCTTTCATATGTCTAAACCAAGTGATTTGATTCCAGAACTTCAAGGTCGTTTTCCAATTAGAATTGAGCTGGACAAATTAACACAAGAAGATTTCTACAAAATCTTAACAGAACCAGACAATGCGCTAATTAAACAATATAAGGCTTTACTGAAAACAGAAGGAATTGACTTGATTTTCACCAAAGAAGCTGTAGAAAGAATTGCTGAAATTGCATTCCAAGTTAATCAAGATTCAGATAACATTGGAGCAAGAAGACTTCATACCATTTTAGAAAAATTACTAGAAGATTTACTATTCGAAGCGCCAGAAATCAATATGGAATCTATTAAAGTAACTGAAAACTATGTTAATGAAAAACTTGCACCGATTATGAAGAATAAAGATTTAACACAATTTATTTTATAAAATTTTAGGAGGATCTAATAATGACTTTATTAGAAAAAACAAGAAAAATTAATGCTATGTTACAAAATGCTGCAGGAAAGACAGTAAATTTTAAAGAAATGGCTGATACTCTTACAGATGTAATTGAAGCTAATACGTATATCGTTAGTCGTAAAGGAAAATTACTTGGTTATTCAGAATCACTTCCAATCGAAAACGACCGTATGAAGCAAATGCTTACTGAACGTCAATTTCCAGAAGAATATACACAAAGCCTTTTCAATGTAGGAGAAACTTCTTCAAATCTTGAAGTTTCCAGCCAATATACTGCTTTTCCAATTGAAAACAGTGATTTATTCACAAAAGGTTTAACTACTATTGTGCCTATCGTAGGTGGTGGTGAACGTCTTGGAACACTGATCTTATCTCGATTAGAAAGTAACTTTACAGATGACGATTTACTGTTAGCGGAATATGGTGGAACAGTAGTTGGAATGGAAATTTTACATGAAAAAGCAGAAGAAATTGAAGAAGAAGCTCGTAGCCGTGCGGTTGTACAAATGGCAATTAGTTCTCTATCTTATAGCGAATTAGAAGCTATTGAGCATATCTTTGATGAATTAAATGGTAAAGAAGGTCTTCTTGTTGCCTCTAAAATTGCGGATCGTGTCGGCATTACGCGTTCTGTAATCGTTAATGCACTTCGTAAATTGGAAAGTGCAGGCGTTATTGATTCTCGCTCATTAGGAATGAAAGGTACATTTATCCGTGTACTGAATGATAAATTCCTTGTAGAACTTGAAAAACTAAAAAATAACTAAAAAACCAGAAAAGCTTTCTCTG comes from the Listeria welshimeri serovar 6b str. SLCC5334 genome and includes:
- the hslV gene encoding ATP-dependent protease subunit HslV gives rise to the protein MELHATTIFAVQHDGKAAMAGDGQVTLGESVVMKHTAKKVRRLFHDKVIAGFAGSVADAFTLFEKFEAKLNEYNGNLERASVELAQQWRSDSVLRKLEAMLIVMDKDTLLLVSGTGEVIEPDDGILAIGSGGNYALAAGRALKRHNGGQMEAKDIARHALEIASEICVFTNDHITVEEL
- the hslU gene encoding ATP-dependent protease ATPase subunit HslU, encoding MTNLTLMNQLTPKQIVEKLDQYIIGQTGAKKSVAVALRNRYRRQLMDESIRDEIIPKNILMIGPTGVGKTEIARRIAKIVRAPFSKVEATKFTEVGYVGRDVESMVRDLVEVSVRLVKEEKMQLVRVKAEKNAEKRLIKLLAPSQKKKQTTTQNPIEALFGGMNQSEETTEEEVDQELKNKRSQIEWRLQNGELDDEIVTVEVKEQQNPMLDMMRGAGMDQMNGMQDALSGMFPAKKKKRKVTVREAKKILFEDEASKLIDADELAAEGIHRAEQMGMIFIDEIDKIASKEGGGNAQVSREGVQRDILPIVEGSQISTKYGTVNTEYILFIAAGAFHMSKPSDLIPELQGRFPIRIELDKLTQEDFYKILTEPDNALIKQYKALLKTEGIDLIFTKEAVERIAEIAFQVNQDSDNIGARRLHTILEKLLEDLLFEAPEINMESIKVTENYVNEKLAPIMKNKDLTQFIL
- the codY gene encoding GTP-sensing pleiotropic transcriptional regulator CodY, with translation MTLLEKTRKINAMLQNAAGKTVNFKEMADTLTDVIEANTYIVSRKGKLLGYSESLPIENDRMKQMLTERQFPEEYTQSLFNVGETSSNLEVSSQYTAFPIENSDLFTKGLTTIVPIVGGGERLGTLILSRLESNFTDDDLLLAEYGGTVVGMEILHEKAEEIEEEARSRAVVQMAISSLSYSELEAIEHIFDELNGKEGLLVASKIADRVGITRSVIVNALRKLESAGVIDSRSLGMKGTFIRVLNDKFLVELEKLKNN